GGCGAAAGTGGCTGTGGCAAGACAGTAACATCCCTTTCAATAATGAGACTCCTGCCTGCAAATGCAGTATTGTCCGGGAGGATTTTATTCAAAGGCGAAGATATCCTGGTTAAAACCGAGTCAGAGATGAGAGAACTGAGGGGCAAGGAGATATCTATGATTTTTCAGGAGCCGATGACATCCCTGAATCCTGTATTTACAGTTGGCTATCAAGTAGCAGAGGTTTTTATGACCCATAAAGGGATGGGCAGGCGTGAGGCTATGAAAGAAGCGGTGGGTCTGCTGGAGGCAGTAAAGATACCCTCTCCTGAACTGCGGGCAAGAGAATACCCACATCAGATGAGCGGGGGCATGAGACAGAGGGTAATGATTGCAATGGCAATAGCCTGCAACCCTTCTCTCCTGATTGCAGATGAACCAACTACTGCCCTGGACGTTACTATACAGGCTCAGATACTGGAGCTTCTCGATGACCTCAGGAAAAAAAGGGGCATGTCTTTATTCCTGATAACACATGACCTCGGTATCGTGGCAGAGTGGGTTCAGAGGGTAAACATTATGTATGCAGGCAGGATTGTAGAGGTTGCTGATGTAAAAGAACTCTTTGTTAACCCGAGGCACCCTTATACAATGGGAATCCTTGAATCGCTCCCAAAAGGCAGGGGCATAAAACTCAAGCCGATTCCAGGGCAGGTGCCAAAATTGAGTGAACTGCCTGAGGGGTGCAAATTTGCGCCGAGGTGCCGGTACGCAATAAAGGAATGCTACACGAAAGAACCAGAACTTATACATATAGGAGATGGCCATTTGAGCCGGTGCATCAGGGCCATGGAATTATGATGCTTAAGTCTCCCGGTACTCAGAACAATAAACTCCTCAGGCTTGAGGAAGTTAAAAAATATTTTCCTGTGAAAGGTGGTGGCATCCTCAGGGCAGTTGATGGTGTCAGTTTTTCAGTTGGAGATGCAGAGGTCTTTGGCCTTGTTGGAGAGAGCGGCTGCGGCAAGTCCACTCTCGCAAGAGTCATTTTAAAACTGATAGAGCCCACAGCAGGGGCTATTTTTTTTGATAACATAGATTTGGTCAGGGCAAAGGGCAAGGTTCTCTTTAATTTAAGAAAGAGACTCCAGATTATTTTTCAAGACCCTTATGCCTCACTTAACCCACGAAAGCGGGTTATAGATGCAGTAGGTGAGGCCCTGGTCATTCATAAAATCGCAAAGGGGAAAGAACTCAGGGATAAGGTCGTTGAACTTTTACAGAGGGTCGGACTTGGTGCGGATGCCCTTTACAAATATCCCCATGAATTCAGCGGAGGCCAGAGACAGAGGGTGTGCATAGCAAGGGCACTCGCAGTCAGCCCGAAACTTATAATAGCTGATGAGCCCCTGTCTGCCCTTGATGTCTCTATTCAGGCCCAGATAATAAATCTCCTTGAAGACCTTCAGAGAGAATCAGCCCTCTCATTTGTTTTCATAAGTCATAATCTCAAGGTTATTGAACACTTCAGCCACAGGGTCGCTGTAATGTATCTTGGCAGGATTGTAGAGTTGGCAAAAACAGAAGACATTTTTACTGAGCCATTTCACCCTTACACAGAAGCCCTGCTTTCAGCAGTTCCAGAGCCAGAACCTGAGAAAAAGACCAAACGGATTATCCTCGAAGGAGATGTCCCAAGCCCTGTGATTATCCCTCCAGGATGCCCGTTTCACCCGAGATGCCCGAAAAGATTTGGGCCATGCAATACCGAATTTCCAGCATTTCATGAAGCAAGAAAAGATAGATGGGTCTCGTGCGATTTATGGGGATAAAATATAAATTCCCTCTCCCCTTGTGGGAGAGGGTTAGAGCCTGCCCCGTACTTGATACGGGGGTGAGGGGTATTAAATGATTTTAGGTGTAAACATAGACCATGTAGCAACATTGAGGCAGGCGAGGGGAGGCATAGAGCCTGACCCTGTAATGGCTGTAACCCCTGTTGTCCTCGGAGGCGCTGATGGCATAAC
This window of the Nitrospirota bacterium genome carries:
- a CDS encoding ABC transporter ATP-binding protein, producing the protein MVQLRNESLPLLSVEDLKIFFATSSSRRFGTDNGLLKAVDGVCFQVKRGEVFGLVGESGCGKTVTSLSIMRLLPANAVLSGRILFKGEDILVKTESEMRELRGKEISMIFQEPMTSLNPVFTVGYQVAEVFMTHKGMGRREAMKEAVGLLEAVKIPSPELRAREYPHQMSGGMRQRVMIAMAIACNPSLLIADEPTTALDVTIQAQILELLDDLRKKRGMSLFLITHDLGIVAEWVQRVNIMYAGRIVEVADVKELFVNPRHPYTMGILESLPKGRGIKLKPIPGQVPKLSELPEGCKFAPRCRYAIKECYTKEPELIHIGDGHLSRCIRAMEL
- a CDS encoding ATP-binding cassette domain-containing protein, which gives rise to MLKSPGTQNNKLLRLEEVKKYFPVKGGGILRAVDGVSFSVGDAEVFGLVGESGCGKSTLARVILKLIEPTAGAIFFDNIDLVRAKGKVLFNLRKRLQIIFQDPYASLNPRKRVIDAVGEALVIHKIAKGKELRDKVVELLQRVGLGADALYKYPHEFSGGQRQRVCIARALAVSPKLIIADEPLSALDVSIQAQIINLLEDLQRESALSFVFISHNLKVIEHFSHRVAVMYLGRIVELAKTEDIFTEPFHPYTEALLSAVPEPEPEKKTKRIILEGDVPSPVIIPPGCPFHPRCPKRFGPCNTEFPAFHEARKDRWVSCDLWG